A region of Culicoides brevitarsis isolate CSIRO-B50_1 chromosome 1, AGI_CSIRO_Cbre_v1, whole genome shotgun sequence DNA encodes the following proteins:
- the LOC134827510 gene encoding large ribosomal subunit protein P2-like — MRYVAAYLLATLGGNAEPSAADIEKILGSVGVEWDGDRIKKVVADLKGKDLEELIAQGREKLSSMPVGGGAASAPVAGGAAPASAAAEKKEEAKKEESEEEDDDMGFALFD, encoded by the coding sequence ATGCGTTACGTAGCCGCATATTTACTTGCAACTTTGGGCGGAAATGCCGAACCATCTGCTGCTGATATCGAGAAAATCTTGGGATCTGTCGGTGTTGAATGGGACGGTGATCGTATCAAGAAAGTCGTTGCTGACTTGAAGGGCAAAGATCTCGAAGAATTAATCGCCCAAGGACGTGAAAAATTGTCCTCAATGCCCGTTGGAGGAGGCGCAGCTTCTGCTCCTGTTGCTGGAGGCGCTGCTCCTGCTTCTGCAGCTGCTGAGAAGAAAGAAGAAGCCAAGAAGGAAGAAtctgaagaagaagacgatgaCATGGGCTTCGCTCTCTTCGATTAA
- the LOC134837443 gene encoding trichohyalin-like produces the protein MPRKKPKLTEKERREQERQKQEEAEREKRHEQERLKEKQAKDEKENALRKVMIDLTTKHFERVQEQVKVYKQNENEEKMWQKYLDPEATPNTEKPSELRTFLHQWELDEERQKKNRIDPRLMLDERSLLSQDVSTVDKRLKKFQEIRKPIGDTFLPRIKQILTINSEINDLLTENGKTLSDRIYNDLKSLQLIFRKQLSKHLDKWSFEILCDIDRDMKLLDPITAEYNYESEFVNQFLWTFREVPLPPNYTKVNFVSMAACKTEFTKSNLMDLANQSLRGLFLKFDHLSDYCSTYKIAIQLCESFDLKNELEYEQNLLMELKLKKLENMKEERRLFEEERQRTAEEGKLTKKAETPTKKGKNEKTKKKKTKKIKKEEEIEEPPIVDDDTIVDVTEEFMAKLKENFSNEKEKLDPVYLDLESDEVNLREMMVLGGVYSFHLLRRPRQTKFIGENFLITLIDEPDILKYENFFYDYIESPKPRLSLMHLKNVKRQSIFPKSTDVREPAEKRRTTLYIQERRTTVINQEFEEEQKRWVSENELNQKNLFELRIKVSDDVFWWEPPSVCRWEPWEESETFKNLSPAMQNFNVNHEKFLEEQQKKLFAAPPVKRDFRKIKRLQDTKLSEVKSVLPSHFLIKDYLLPRMIDDYKFAEEIRDDTEKEIKERENRLKLRKETIERRRLSEELEREKIHRESKGITFHDPKTIEVETQTESELLNGMQENQKRRKTSQIQKTRLPSLLDPSDDSTTSSTTLIAEARSSFIPSFVQVVPQSTPPKFLFSPKRRLRPLEVVKSMDENESLQSIQLNDILSTISDGFDEDTTTLSKFLAHLEDLHEKEKPFFHTDSYIDRFLAQLEAKKAEMNAEEAARKLKELKHQLRMSKLLEASERESTFYRVPKKSIAEVSKSRVWSMIEHKKRRKTKTNKGVSKFVKSKQSREEEKNLKRDSELKRPTSESEIEEEEELTLIPHFPGKWSKKHVHCESFDPVTKIITFKSGCFGNFGLFTSKYVNFPFKNWKIVPNEQEVTVTLEVKYTTVEFKISSKGFKAGIFLKTKSFLTELVPIITDFVPFQQLTTKLKSINVNVFPEPDACYYLPNVHEKLGPLEEHCYKSMSMFCLTHAFKSTCWNRYSDFRTILLESKAVDKEGNFREVLVTPLKSEFVHISQKCSENVCDVDLLFTSNPPHQDL, from the exons atgccTCGGAAGAAGCCAAAATTGACGGAAAAGGAACGCAGGGAGCAGGA ACGTCAAAAACAGGAAGAAGCAGAAAGGGAAAAACGACATGAACAAGAACGTTTAAAGGAAAAACAAGCTAAAGATGAGAAAGAAAATGCTTTGCGAAAGGTCATGATCGATTTGAcaacaaaacattttgaaagaGTGCAAGAACAAGTGAAAGTTtataaacaaaatgaaaatgaagaaaaaatg tGGCAAAAATACTTGGATCCCGAAGCAACACCAAATACTGAAAAGCCTTCTGAACTAAGAACCTTTTTACATCAATGGGAGCTAGATGAAGAAcgtcaaaagaaaaatcgcATCGATCCGCGCCTCATGTTGGATGAACGAAGTCTCCTCAGTCAAGACGTCTCCACAGTTGACAAAAGActcaaaaagtttcaagaaATCCGAAAACCAATTGGTGACACATTTCTTCCCagaatcaaacaaattttgaccATCAACTCTGAAATAAATGATTTACTGacagaaaatggaaaaactttGTCCGACAGAATTTACAACGATCTGAAAAGTCTTCAACTGATTTTTCGCAAGCAACTTTCGAAACATTTGGATAAATGGTCTTTTGAAATTCTCTGTGATATTGATCGCGATATGAAATTATTGGATCCCATCACTGCCGAATATAATTACGAATCGGAATTTGTTAATCAGTTTTTGTGGACTTTTCGGGAAGTGCCGTTGCCACCAAATTATACAAAAgtgaattttgtttcaatgGCTGCTTGTAAAACGGAATTTACAAAGTCAAATTTGATGGATTTAGCAAATCAAAGTTTACGAggattatttttgaagttcgATCATTTGAGTGACTATTGTTCAACTTACAAAATAGCAATTCAACTGTGCGAgtcttttgatttgaaaaatgaattggAATACGAACAAAATCTTTTGatggaattaaaattaaaaaaattggaaaacatGAAGGAAGAAAGACGATTGTTTGAGGAGGAAAGACAACGTACGGCAGAAGAaggaaaattaactaaaaaagcaGAAACTCCGACAAAGAAGgggaaaaatgaaaagacaaaaaagaagaaaacgaaaaaaattaaaaaggaagaGGAAATTGAAGAACCGCCAATAGTAGATGATGACACGATTGTCGATGTAACAGAAGAGTTTATGgctaaattgaaagaaaatttttcgaatgagAAGGAAAAGTTGGATCCAGTTTACTTGGACTTGGAAAGTGATGAAGTAAACCTTAGAGAAATGATGGTCCTTGGAGGCGTTTATTCTTTCCATTTACTTCGAAGACCtcgacaaacaaaatttattggtgaaaactttttgattacTTTAA TCGATGAACCGGACATTTTAAAGTACGAAAACTTCTTTTACGATTACATCGAATCACCAAAACCTCGTTTATCTTTGATGcatttgaaaaatgtcaaacgaCAATCAATCTTTCCAAAGTCAACTGATGTCCGCGAACCCGCTGAGAAACGACGAACCACACTTTACATCCAAGAACGACGAACTACTGTAATAAATCAAGAATTTGAGGAAGAACAAAAACGTTGGGTATCGGAAAACGAGttaaatcagaaaaatctCTTCGAATTGCGGATAAAAGTCTCTGACGATGTCTTTTGGTGGGAACCACCTTCCGTTTGTCGCTGGGAGCCATGGGAAGAAagtgaaacttttaaaaatttaagtccaGCGATGCAGAATTTCAACgtgaatcatgaaaaatttttggaagaacaacagaaaaaattattcgcagCACCGCCAGTTAAGCGGgactttcgaaaaattaaacgtCTTCAAGACACAAAACTATCGGAAGTGAAAAGTGTGTTGCCGTCCCATTTTCTCATAAAGGATTACTTGTTGCCACGAATGATTGATGACTACAAATTTGCGGAAGAGATTCGCGACGACACGGAAAAAGAAATCAAGGAAAgggaaaatcgattaaaattgcGAAAAGAGACGATAGAAAGGAGGCGATTGAGCGAAGAGCTGGAAAGAGAAAAGATTCATCGCGAATCTAAAGGAATTACGTTTCATGATCCAAAAACTATTGAAGTGGAAACTCAAACGGAGAGCGAGCTCTTGAATGGAAtgcaagaaaatcaaaaaagacgaaaaacatctcaaa ttcaaaagacTCGTCTTCCGTCACTTTTAGACCCTTCTGATGACTCCACAACTAGTTCAACAACTCTCATAGCTGAAGCTCGATCATCTTTCATTCCGTCTTTTGTCCAAGTAGTTCCTCAAAGTACTCCTCCCAAGTTCCTGTTTAGTCCAAAACGACGTTTGCGACCTCTTGAAGTCGTTAAATCAATGGACGAAAACGAATCCTTGCAATCGATCCAATTAAACGACATTTTATCAACAATTTCTGATGGATTTGACGAAGACACCACGACTCTTTCGAAATTTCTCGCTCACTTGGAGGACTTACACGAGAAGGAGAAGCCATTTTTCCACACAGACTCCTACATCGATCGATTTCTTGCGCAACTTGAAGCTAAAAAGGCCGAAATGAACGCTGAAGAAGCAGCCAGGAAACTCAAAGAGCTGAAACATCAACTGAGAATGTCAAAATTACTCGAAGCAAGTGAACGTGAATCGACGTTTTATCGTGTGCCAAAGAAAAGTATTGCTGAAGTGTCAAAATCTCGCGTTTGGAGTATGATTGAGCACAAAAAACGACGTAAAACGAAGACAAATAAGggagtttcaaaatttgtgaaaagtaAGCAAAgtagagaagaagaaaagaaccTCAAAAGAGATTCAGAGTTGAAAAGACCAACGTCGGAATCAgaaattgaagaagaagaagaattgaCACTAATTCCACATTTTCCCGGAAAATGGTCAAAGAAACATGTTCATTGTGAGAGTTTTGATCCAGTcactaaaataattacatttaaatcCGGCTGTTTCGGGAATTTCGGTCTGTTTACatcaaaatatgtaaatttcccctttaaaaattggaaaatcgtTCCAAATGAACAAGAAGTCACTGTAACATTAGAAGTTAAATACACAACAGTCGAGTTCAAAATATCTTCGAAAGGCTTCAAAGcgggaatatttttaaagacaaaatcatttttgacgGAACTTGTGCCAATTATCACGGATTTCGTTCCATTTCAACAATTGACGACCAAATTGAAGTCAATTAATGTCAACGTCTTTCCCGAGCCTGATGCTTGTTATTATTTGCCGAATGTCCATGAAAAATTGGGACCTCTTGAAGAGCATTGTTACAAGTCAATGTCAATGTTCTGTTTAACACATGCCTTTAAATCCACTTGTTGGAATCGATATTCAGATTTTCGGACAATTCTTCTGGAATCTAAAGCCGTCGATAAAGAAGGAAATTTTAGAGAGGTTTTAGTGACTCCATTGAAATCAGAATTTGTGCATATCAGTCAAAAATGCTCGGAAAATGTTTGCGATGTTGACTTACTCTTTACCTCAAATCCGCCACATCAGGAC TTATga